The Streptomyces sp. NBC_00691 genome has a segment encoding these proteins:
- a CDS encoding Pls/PosA family non-ribosomal peptide synthetase yields the protein MAATPEHGDTTLLHDGDAWEEEPGKSARFSAGPAAPVRTLVDIFEASVRAYPDELALDDGSTRLTYRALAAEVERRRRALAAAGVGIGDRVGVRVPSGTNELYVAVLAVLAAGAAYVPVDAEDPDERAELVFGEAGVRAVVGAEQRIDVTGREGERAAAVRPGPEHDAWIIFTSGSTGKPKGVAVSHRSAAAFVDAEAALFLVDEPIGPGDRVMAGLSVAFDASCEEMWLAWRYGACLVPVPRSQVRSGADLGPWLVEQEITVVSTVPTLAALWDPETLDEVRLLIFGGEACPPELTQRLVTEGREVWNTYGPTEATVVACASQLTGEEPIRIGLPLNGWELAVVDESGEPVPMGGSGQLVIGGVGLARYLDPGKDAEKYAPLESLGWERAYRSGDLVRAEPEGLVFLGRGDEQIKLGGRRIELGEVDSALQGLPGVAGAAAAVRTARGGNQLLVGYLVTQEGWDHAAAVERLRAELPAALVPLLAPVAELPTRTSGKVDRDALPWPLPDLETSGPAEQLYGTEAWLAEQWSETLGVAVTGAADDFFAIGGSSLAAAQLTTRLRTRYPSAAVVDIYQQPTLRKLARRLEKSVQDDGAVRTIPPVPFRAGLLQTVLLLPLFTVIGLRWTVALLALGNVLHRFGAYPWAPTASWWVVAAGAALLFSPPGRLAIAAGGARLLLRGVKAGRHPRGGSVHLRLWTAERLAEFVGATSLTGSWLERYARALGAKVGPDVDLHSLPPVTGMLKLGRGCAVESEVDLSGYWLDGDRLEIGPVKVGAGAVVGTRSLLFPGARVGKRAEVAPGSAVAGQIPTGQRWAGAPAGKLGKAKRNWPKERPPRPLRWRAVYGATGFFLTVLPVLAALPALLVVSRFVPADAGLADALRGALLAVVPGALAYGFAYASLVLVSVRLLSLGLRTGSHPTHGRVAWQAWTVTQLMDLARETLFPLYAGLITPVWLRLLGMKIGRGAEVSTVLALPSLTTVGEGAFLADDTLTAPYELGGGWVRIGHSEIGRRAFLGNSGMTAPGRTVPDDGLVGVLSATPKKAKKGSSYLGLPPVRLPRSAADSDRSRTYDPPARLLWARGLVELFRLLPVFSSAALAVLTVAALCALATATGLGVWGTALLSGAVLLAAGAAACLASVAAKWLLVGRHRTGEHPLWSGFVWRNELADTFVEVLAVPWLVGSVPGTPLLNLWLRALGARVGRGVWCESYWLPETDLVVLGDAVSVNRGCVLQTHLFHDRILRTDTVVLREGATLGPGGIVLPGSSVGARSTLGPASLVMAGESVPADTRWLGNPIEAWRA from the coding sequence ATGGCAGCCACACCAGAGCACGGTGACACCACTCTGCTCCACGACGGGGACGCGTGGGAGGAGGAGCCCGGCAAGTCCGCCCGCTTCTCCGCCGGCCCCGCCGCCCCGGTGCGCACCCTCGTCGACATCTTCGAGGCCTCGGTACGGGCCTACCCCGACGAGCTCGCCCTGGACGACGGCAGCACCCGGCTGACCTACCGGGCGCTCGCCGCGGAGGTCGAACGCCGGCGGCGCGCGCTCGCGGCCGCCGGAGTGGGGATCGGCGACCGGGTGGGCGTCCGGGTGCCGTCCGGAACGAACGAGCTGTACGTGGCCGTCCTCGCCGTCCTCGCCGCGGGGGCCGCCTACGTGCCGGTCGACGCCGAGGACCCGGACGAGCGGGCCGAGCTGGTCTTCGGCGAGGCCGGTGTGCGGGCCGTGGTCGGCGCGGAGCAGCGGATCGACGTCACCGGGCGGGAAGGGGAGCGCGCGGCCGCCGTGCGGCCCGGTCCCGAGCACGACGCGTGGATCATCTTCACCTCGGGTTCCACGGGCAAGCCCAAGGGCGTCGCCGTCAGCCATCGCAGCGCCGCCGCGTTCGTGGACGCCGAGGCCGCGCTGTTCCTCGTCGACGAGCCGATCGGCCCCGGAGACCGGGTCATGGCGGGCCTCTCCGTCGCCTTCGACGCCTCCTGCGAGGAGATGTGGCTGGCCTGGCGCTACGGCGCCTGCCTGGTGCCCGTCCCCCGGTCGCAGGTGCGCAGCGGCGCCGACCTGGGCCCCTGGCTGGTGGAGCAGGAGATCACCGTGGTCTCCACCGTGCCGACGCTCGCCGCGCTGTGGGATCCGGAGACGCTCGACGAGGTCCGGCTGCTGATCTTCGGCGGCGAGGCCTGCCCGCCCGAGCTGACCCAGCGCCTGGTCACCGAGGGCCGCGAGGTGTGGAACACGTACGGCCCCACGGAGGCCACCGTCGTCGCCTGCGCCTCCCAACTGACCGGCGAGGAGCCGATCAGGATCGGTCTCCCGCTGAACGGCTGGGAGCTGGCCGTGGTCGACGAGTCGGGTGAGCCGGTGCCGATGGGCGGCAGCGGCCAGCTGGTGATCGGCGGCGTCGGGCTGGCCCGCTACCTCGACCCCGGGAAGGACGCGGAGAAGTACGCCCCGCTGGAGTCCCTCGGCTGGGAGCGGGCGTACCGCAGCGGCGACCTCGTCCGCGCCGAGCCGGAGGGTCTGGTCTTCCTCGGCCGCGGTGACGAGCAGATCAAGCTCGGCGGCCGCCGCATCGAACTGGGCGAGGTGGACTCGGCCCTCCAGGGCCTGCCCGGTGTGGCCGGCGCGGCCGCCGCCGTCCGTACCGCCCGCGGCGGCAACCAGCTGCTCGTCGGCTATCTCGTGACCCAAGAGGGCTGGGACCACGCGGCGGCGGTCGAGCGGCTGCGCGCCGAGCTCCCGGCGGCCCTCGTGCCGCTCCTCGCGCCCGTCGCCGAGCTGCCCACCCGTACGTCGGGCAAGGTGGACCGGGACGCGCTGCCATGGCCCCTGCCGGACCTGGAGACCTCCGGTCCCGCCGAGCAGCTGTACGGCACGGAGGCCTGGCTGGCGGAGCAGTGGAGCGAGACCCTCGGGGTCGCCGTCACCGGCGCCGCCGACGACTTCTTCGCGATCGGCGGCAGCAGCCTCGCCGCCGCCCAGCTCACCACCCGGCTGCGCACCCGCTATCCGAGCGCGGCCGTCGTCGACATCTACCAGCAGCCCACCCTGCGCAAGCTGGCCCGGCGGCTGGAGAAGTCCGTCCAGGACGACGGAGCCGTACGGACGATTCCGCCGGTTCCGTTCCGGGCCGGGCTCCTCCAGACCGTCCTGCTGCTTCCGCTGTTCACCGTGATCGGGCTCCGCTGGACGGTGGCGCTGCTCGCCCTGGGCAACGTCCTGCACCGGTTCGGGGCCTATCCGTGGGCGCCGACGGCCTCGTGGTGGGTGGTGGCCGCGGGTGCGGCGCTGCTCTTCAGCCCGCCCGGCCGGCTCGCGATCGCGGCGGGGGGCGCACGGCTGCTGCTGCGCGGGGTGAAGGCCGGACGCCACCCGCGCGGCGGCAGCGTCCACCTGCGGCTGTGGACGGCCGAGCGGCTCGCCGAGTTCGTCGGCGCCACCTCGCTCACCGGATCCTGGCTGGAGCGGTACGCGCGAGCCCTCGGCGCCAAGGTGGGCCCCGACGTGGACCTGCACTCGCTGCCGCCGGTGACGGGCATGCTCAAGCTCGGCCGCGGCTGCGCCGTGGAGTCCGAGGTGGACCTCTCCGGCTACTGGCTGGACGGCGACCGGCTGGAGATCGGCCCGGTGAAGGTCGGCGCGGGCGCCGTGGTCGGCACCCGCAGCCTGCTGTTCCCCGGGGCGCGGGTCGGCAAGCGGGCCGAGGTGGCCCCCGGCTCCGCGGTGGCGGGCCAGATCCCGACCGGGCAGCGCTGGGCCGGCGCGCCCGCCGGCAAGCTCGGCAAGGCCAAGCGGAACTGGCCCAAGGAGCGCCCGCCGCGTCCGCTCCGCTGGCGGGCCGTCTACGGGGCGACCGGCTTCTTCCTCACCGTGCTCCCGGTGCTCGCCGCCCTGCCCGCGCTGCTCGTCGTGAGCCGCTTCGTGCCCGCCGACGCGGGACTCGCCGACGCGCTGCGCGGAGCACTGCTCGCGGTGGTGCCCGGGGCCCTCGCCTACGGCTTCGCGTACGCGTCGCTGGTGCTCGTCTCGGTGCGGCTGCTCAGCCTCGGGCTTCGCACCGGCAGCCATCCGACGCACGGCCGGGTCGCCTGGCAGGCGTGGACCGTCACGCAGCTGATGGACCTGGCGCGGGAGACTCTGTTCCCGCTGTACGCCGGGCTGATCACCCCGGTCTGGCTGCGGCTGCTCGGCATGAAGATCGGCCGGGGCGCCGAGGTGTCCACGGTGCTCGCGCTGCCGAGCCTCACCACGGTCGGCGAGGGCGCGTTCCTCGCCGACGACACGCTGACCGCCCCGTACGAGCTGGGCGGCGGCTGGGTCCGGATCGGGCACTCCGAGATCGGCCGCCGGGCGTTCCTCGGCAACTCAGGCATGACCGCTCCGGGCCGCACGGTGCCGGACGACGGACTGGTGGGCGTGCTGTCGGCGACGCCGAAGAAGGCCAAGAAGGGCAGCTCGTACCTGGGCCTGCCCCCGGTCAGGCTGCCGCGGTCGGCGGCGGACTCCGACCGGAGCCGGACGTACGACCCGCCCGCGCGGCTGCTGTGGGCGCGCGGTCTGGTGGAGCTCTTCCGGCTGCTCCCGGTGTTCTCCTCGGCCGCCCTGGCGGTGCTGACCGTGGCGGCCCTCTGCGCCCTGGCCACGGCGACCGGTCTGGGGGTCTGGGGCACGGCGCTGCTGTCCGGGGCGGTCCTGCTCGCCGCCGGTGCGGCCGCGTGCCTGGCCTCGGTGGCCGCGAAGTGGCTGCTGGTGGGCCGGCACCGGACGGGCGAGCACCCGCTCTGGTCGGGCTTCGTGTGGCGCAACGAGCTGGCGGACACGTTCGTCGAGGTCCTCGCCGTGCCGTGGCTGGTCGGATCGGTGCCGGGCACGCCGCTCCTCAACCTGTGGCTGCGCGCGCTCGGGGCCAGGGTCGGCCGGGGCGTGTGGTGCGAGAGCTACTGGCTGCCCGAGACGGACCTGGTCGTTCTCGGTGACGCGGTCAGCGTGAACCGCGGCTGTGTCTTGCAGACTCACCTCTTCCACGACCGGATCTTGAGGACGGATACTGTGGTCCTCCGCGAGGGCGCCACCCTGGGCCCGGGCGGAATCGTCCTGCCCGGCAGTTCGGTCGGAGCCCGCAGCACGCTGGGTCCCGCCTCTCTCGTGATGGCCGGGGAATCCGTCCCCGCCGACACCCGCTGGCTGGGCAATCCGATCGAGGCGTGGCGGGCCTGA
- a CDS encoding M1 family metallopeptidase has product MSGERTTASDPYFPDHGDSRYRVHRYELALEYRPGPNRLAGTARLSAIAGRAPLTEFQLNLSDFKVGRILVNGRAPHYAHRGGKLRVRPAKALSAGAAFTVEVHYAGNPKPVRSPWGGLGWEELTDGALVASQPIGAPSWYPCNDRPADKASYQISVNTPSAYTVVAGGRLLTRTTRASTTTWVYEQSAPTSSYLVGLSIGMYQTVLLGDPGLGGVPQSAHVPAHLLSRFSRDFARQPAMMQLFEELFGPYPFGEYAVVVADEELDVPVEAQGLSLFGANHVDGARGSERLVAHELAHQWFGNSVTIADWRHIWLNEGLAKYAEWLWSERSGGRTAQELATTAHRLLSTQPQDLKLADPGRKLMFDDRLYERGGLTVHAVRCALGDHAFFRMLRDWATVHRHGVVTTATFAAHVARYATEPVDGLLTAWLRQPALPPLPSPHGAPALPARPAYPPTNGGGLGRASA; this is encoded by the coding sequence GTGAGCGGCGAGCGGACAACGGCATCGGACCCGTACTTCCCTGACCACGGCGACTCCCGTTACCGCGTGCACCGGTACGAACTCGCTCTGGAGTACCGGCCAGGGCCCAACCGGCTGGCCGGGACGGCGCGGCTCAGCGCCATCGCCGGCCGGGCGCCGCTCACCGAGTTCCAGCTGAACCTGTCCGATTTCAAGGTCGGCCGGATCCTGGTGAACGGCCGGGCTCCGCACTACGCCCACCGCGGCGGCAAGCTCCGGGTCCGGCCGGCCAAGGCGCTGTCCGCGGGCGCCGCGTTCACCGTGGAGGTGCACTACGCGGGCAACCCCAAGCCGGTGCGCAGCCCGTGGGGCGGGCTCGGCTGGGAGGAGCTGACGGACGGCGCGCTGGTCGCGAGCCAGCCCATCGGCGCCCCCTCCTGGTACCCGTGCAACGACCGGCCCGCCGACAAGGCCTCGTACCAGATCTCGGTCAACACGCCCTCCGCGTACACCGTGGTGGCGGGCGGCCGGCTGCTCACCCGGACGACCAGGGCCAGCACGACCACCTGGGTGTACGAGCAGTCCGCGCCGACGTCCAGCTATCTGGTCGGGCTGTCGATCGGCATGTACCAGACGGTGCTGCTCGGTGACCCCGGGCTCGGCGGGGTGCCGCAGAGCGCCCATGTGCCGGCGCATCTGCTGTCGCGCTTCTCGCGCGACTTCGCCCGGCAGCCCGCGATGATGCAGCTGTTCGAGGAGCTCTTCGGTCCGTACCCGTTCGGCGAGTACGCGGTCGTCGTCGCCGACGAGGAGCTCGACGTGCCGGTGGAGGCCCAGGGTCTCTCCCTCTTCGGCGCCAACCACGTGGACGGCGCACGCGGTTCGGAGCGCCTCGTGGCGCACGAGCTCGCGCACCAGTGGTTCGGCAACAGCGTGACCATCGCCGACTGGCGGCACATCTGGCTGAACGAGGGCCTGGCCAAGTACGCCGAGTGGCTCTGGTCGGAGCGCTCCGGCGGCCGCACCGCGCAGGAGCTCGCGACCACCGCGCACCGGCTGCTGTCCACGCAGCCGCAGGACCTGAAGCTCGCCGACCCCGGGCGCAAGCTGATGTTCGACGACCGCCTGTACGAGCGCGGGGGTCTCACCGTGCACGCGGTCCGCTGCGCCCTGGGCGACCACGCCTTCTTCCGCATGCTGCGCGACTGGGCCACCGTGCACCGCCACGGCGTGGTGACCACGGCGACCTTCGCGGCCCATGTGGCCCGCTACGCGACGGAGCCGGTGGACGGTCTCCTCACGGCCTGGCTGCGGCAGCCGGCCCTGCCGCCCCTCCCCTCGCCCCACGGCGCCCCGGCCCTGCCGGCCCGGCCGGCGTACCCGCCCACCAACGGCGGGGGCCTGGGCAGGGCCTCCGCCTAG
- a CDS encoding AMP-dependent synthetase/ligase, with product MSSAQHLLESRPRSVAHIFLSRVEATPHREAYRYPVPAGHGDAEEWRSLTWAQTAERVKAIGAGLLTLGLRPEERVAISSSTRVEWILADLGMMCAGVAATAVYPSTNGEETAYILADSGSRAIFVENTEQLAKVAAHRGGLPGLDTVVVFDPEADMPQVEGLVVLTLAELEKRGAAHLQERPDAIDAAVAAIRPDQLATLIYTSGTTGRPKGVRLVHDCWSYQAVAQEVSGLLLPDDVQFLWLPLSHVFGNALIAGQVKTGSVIAVDGRVDRIITNLPAVRPTVMASAPRIFEKVYNGIAARSKAEGGAKHKIFLWAARVARDHARTGQETMVATGRRTVPLRLTVQHALADKLVYGKIRAAFGGELRGSASGSAALASDIGYFFAGAGVPVLEGYGLTETSAAVTVNPVEDFRVGTVGRPLPGTEVRIAEDGEILLRGPGVMRGYHNLPEKTAEVLESDGWFHTGDIGEIDEDGFVRITDRKKDLFKTSGGKYIAPTEIESRFKAVCPYASNILVIGNNRNFCTALITLEESVIMPWAAAQGLDGRGYTEVVSSPEAHGLIDAFVQRVNGDLQRWQTIKKFAVLPRDLDIEHDELTPSLKVKRSVVEREYAEVVEAMYEGAREA from the coding sequence ATGAGTTCCGCGCAGCACCTTCTTGAAAGCCGCCCGCGGTCGGTGGCGCACATCTTCCTCTCGCGGGTCGAGGCCACGCCCCACCGCGAGGCCTACCGCTACCCCGTGCCCGCCGGGCACGGAGATGCCGAGGAGTGGCGCTCGCTGACGTGGGCCCAGACCGCGGAGCGCGTGAAGGCGATCGGAGCCGGCCTGCTCACCCTCGGACTGCGGCCCGAGGAGCGGGTGGCCATCTCCTCCTCGACCCGGGTCGAGTGGATCCTCGCCGACCTGGGCATGATGTGCGCCGGTGTCGCCGCGACCGCCGTCTACCCGAGCACCAACGGCGAGGAGACGGCGTACATCCTCGCCGACTCCGGCAGCCGGGCGATCTTCGTGGAGAACACCGAACAGCTGGCCAAGGTGGCCGCCCACCGGGGCGGCCTGCCCGGGCTCGACACCGTCGTCGTCTTCGACCCGGAGGCGGACATGCCCCAGGTCGAGGGTCTCGTCGTGCTGACCCTCGCCGAGCTGGAGAAGCGGGGTGCGGCGCACCTGCAGGAGCGTCCGGACGCGATCGACGCGGCGGTCGCGGCCATCCGGCCGGACCAGCTCGCCACCCTCATCTACACCTCCGGCACGACCGGCCGCCCGAAGGGGGTGCGGCTGGTGCACGACTGCTGGTCGTACCAGGCCGTCGCGCAGGAGGTCAGCGGGCTGCTGCTGCCCGACGACGTGCAGTTCCTGTGGCTGCCGCTGTCGCATGTCTTCGGCAACGCCCTGATCGCCGGTCAGGTGAAGACCGGCAGCGTGATCGCGGTCGACGGCCGCGTCGACCGCATCATCACCAACCTGCCCGCCGTCCGGCCCACCGTGATGGCGTCCGCGCCGAGGATCTTCGAGAAGGTCTACAACGGGATCGCCGCCAGGTCGAAGGCCGAGGGCGGAGCCAAGCACAAGATCTTCCTGTGGGCGGCGCGGGTCGCCCGCGACCACGCCAGGACCGGGCAGGAGACCATGGTGGCGACGGGACGGCGCACGGTGCCCCTCCGGCTCACCGTGCAGCACGCCCTCGCCGACAAGCTCGTCTACGGCAAGATCCGTGCGGCCTTCGGCGGCGAACTCCGCGGCAGTGCGTCGGGCAGCGCCGCACTCGCGTCCGACATCGGCTACTTCTTCGCCGGCGCGGGCGTGCCGGTGCTGGAGGGGTACGGCCTGACGGAGACCAGCGCGGCCGTCACCGTCAACCCCGTCGAGGACTTCCGGGTGGGCACGGTCGGCAGGCCCCTGCCCGGCACCGAGGTCCGCATCGCCGAGGACGGGGAGATCCTGCTGAGGGGCCCCGGCGTCATGCGCGGGTACCACAACCTCCCGGAGAAGACCGCCGAGGTGCTGGAGAGCGACGGCTGGTTCCACACCGGTGACATCGGCGAGATCGACGAGGACGGCTTCGTCCGGATCACCGACCGCAAGAAGGACCTGTTCAAGACCTCGGGCGGGAAGTACATCGCGCCCACCGAGATCGAGAGCCGCTTCAAGGCGGTCTGCCCGTACGCCAGCAACATCCTGGTCATCGGTAACAACCGCAACTTCTGCACCGCGTTGATCACCCTTGAGGAGAGCGTGATCATGCCCTGGGCGGCGGCGCAGGGCCTCGACGGGCGCGGCTACACGGAGGTGGTCTCCTCGCCGGAGGCGCACGGGCTGATCGACGCCTTCGTCCAGCGGGTCAACGGCGACCTGCAGCGCTGGCAGACGATCAAGAAGTTCGCGGTCCTGCCCCGCGACCTCGACATCGAGCACGACGAACTCACCCCGAGCCTCAAGGTCAAGCGGTCCGTCGTGGAACGGGAGTACGCCGAGGTCGTCGAGGCCATGTACGAGGGCGCCCGCGAGGCGTGA
- a CDS encoding FAD-dependent oxidoreductase: MAQVTDAARTVILTVDDDPGVSRAIARDLRRRYGGGYRIVRAESGESALDALRELKLRGDLVAVILADYRMPQMNGIEFLEQALGVYPGARRVLLTAYADTNAAIDAINVVDLDHYLLKPWDPPEEKLYPVVDDLLAAWRASDYRPVPAIKVVGHRWSARSSYVREFLARNQVPYRWYSSDEPEGRRLLDAAGADGRRLPLVITPDGTVLVEPDAPELAARVGLATTPAADFYDLVVIGGGPAGLGSAVYGASEGLRTVLVERSATGGQAGQSSRIENYLGFPDGVSGGQLTERARRQATRFGAEILTAREVTGLEVNGAARVVRFSDGTEVTAHSVILATGVSYRQLLAPGCEDLTGRGVYYGSSLTEASSCQDQDVYIVGGANSAGQAAVFLARGAKSVTLLVRGESLAASMSYYLIQQIEEAPNITVRPRTVVESAHGEEHLERLTLRDAVTGATDVVDAQWMFVFIGAAPLTDWLDGTVLRDEHGFILAGPDLTPDGRPPAEWALDRPPYHLETNVPGVFVAGDARARSAKRVASAVGEGAMAVMLVHRYLEQS; this comes from the coding sequence ATGGCACAGGTCACCGACGCGGCACGGACCGTCATCCTGACGGTGGACGACGACCCTGGAGTGTCCCGCGCCATCGCCCGCGACCTGCGGCGCCGCTACGGCGGCGGCTATCGGATCGTGCGCGCCGAGTCCGGCGAGTCCGCCCTCGACGCGCTCCGCGAGCTGAAGCTGCGAGGCGACCTCGTCGCCGTGATCCTCGCCGACTACCGCATGCCGCAGATGAACGGCATCGAGTTCCTGGAGCAGGCCCTCGGCGTCTACCCGGGGGCCCGGCGCGTCCTGCTGACCGCGTACGCCGACACCAACGCGGCCATCGACGCGATCAACGTCGTCGACCTCGACCACTACCTGCTCAAACCGTGGGACCCGCCGGAGGAGAAGCTCTACCCCGTCGTGGACGACCTGCTCGCGGCCTGGCGCGCCAGCGACTACCGGCCGGTGCCCGCCATTAAGGTGGTCGGTCACCGCTGGTCGGCGCGCTCCTCGTACGTACGCGAGTTCCTGGCCCGCAACCAAGTGCCGTACCGCTGGTACTCCTCCGACGAGCCCGAGGGCAGGCGTCTCCTCGACGCGGCCGGGGCCGACGGCCGACGGCTGCCGCTGGTCATCACCCCGGACGGCACCGTCCTGGTCGAACCGGACGCGCCCGAGCTGGCCGCCCGGGTGGGGCTGGCGACGACGCCGGCCGCCGACTTCTACGACCTCGTCGTCATCGGCGGCGGTCCGGCAGGCCTCGGCTCCGCGGTGTACGGCGCCTCCGAGGGGCTGCGGACCGTGCTCGTCGAGCGCTCGGCGACCGGCGGACAGGCCGGCCAGAGCTCGCGGATCGAGAACTACCTCGGCTTCCCGGACGGCGTCTCCGGCGGACAGCTCACCGAACGCGCCCGCCGCCAGGCGACCCGGTTCGGCGCCGAGATCCTCACCGCACGCGAGGTCACGGGTCTCGAGGTGAACGGCGCGGCCCGCGTCGTCCGCTTCTCCGACGGTACGGAGGTCACCGCCCACAGCGTCATCCTCGCGACCGGGGTCTCCTACCGGCAGCTCCTGGCGCCCGGCTGCGAGGACCTGACCGGCCGCGGTGTCTACTACGGCTCCTCCCTCACCGAGGCGTCCTCCTGCCAGGACCAGGACGTGTACATCGTCGGCGGTGCCAACTCCGCCGGGCAGGCGGCGGTGTTCCTGGCGCGGGGCGCGAAGTCGGTGACCCTGCTCGTGCGCGGGGAGTCGCTGGCGGCTTCGATGTCGTACTACCTGATCCAGCAGATCGAGGAGGCGCCGAACATCACCGTGCGGCCCAGGACGGTCGTCGAGTCGGCGCACGGCGAGGAGCACCTGGAGCGGCTGACCCTGCGGGACGCCGTGACCGGCGCGACCGATGTCGTGGACGCCCAGTGGATGTTCGTCTTCATCGGGGCGGCCCCGCTGACCGACTGGCTCGACGGAACGGTCCTGCGCGACGAGCACGGCTTCATCCTGGCGGGCCCCGACCTCACACCGGACGGGCGGCCACCGGCCGAGTGGGCCCTCGACCGGCCGCCGTACCACCTGGAGACGAACGTCCCCGGGGTGTTCGTGGCGGGCGACGCCCGGGCGCGGTCCGCGAAGCGCGTCGCCTCCGCCGTGGGAGAGGGAGCGATGGCCGTGATGCTCGTCCACCGGTATCTGGAGCAGTCATGA
- a CDS encoding ATP-binding protein → MPCDRHEIGSLFLFEKLSPEQLARLCAEGRVERFGPGPVYTEGEPATCFYVMIEGTVVLYRRVGADDVEVSRTSQRGVYAGAMQAYLGDRVPQTYNNSMRVTESTRFFVMPAQSFADIMAEWFPMAVHLLEGLFFGSKNTQRAIGQRERLLALGSLSAGLTHELNNPAAAAVRATAALRERVGKMRHKLSVIAKGPYSREALADLIEIQERTAELVAKAPVLSPLEASDREDELADWLEDHGLPEGWRFAPTFVQAGLDTDWLEQVAATVADDVLPGAVGWLNYTVETELLMNEIDDSTNRVSHLVAAAGQYAQLDRAPHREVDVHELLDSTLLMLSGKIGSRVRVVKDYDRSLPDVPAYPAELNQVWTNLIDNAVSAIGSDGGDGTLTVRTAREGDRLLVEFRDTGPGVPEEIRSRIFDPFFTTKPVGEGTGLGLDISWRIVVSKHHGSLQVESVPGDTRFQVLLPLTAPEAEPTPETETGSDADDRTDTETAEEHT, encoded by the coding sequence CTGCCCTGCGACCGGCACGAGATCGGCTCGCTGTTCCTGTTCGAGAAGCTCTCGCCCGAGCAGCTCGCCCGGCTCTGCGCCGAGGGGCGGGTGGAGCGGTTCGGGCCCGGGCCCGTCTACACGGAGGGCGAGCCCGCCACCTGCTTCTACGTGATGATCGAGGGAACCGTCGTCCTGTACCGCCGGGTCGGCGCCGACGACGTGGAGGTGAGCCGCACCTCCCAGCGCGGTGTGTACGCGGGGGCCATGCAGGCGTACCTGGGCGACCGGGTGCCCCAGACGTACAACAACTCGATGCGGGTGACCGAGTCGACCCGCTTCTTCGTCATGCCCGCGCAGTCGTTCGCGGACATCATGGCCGAGTGGTTCCCCATGGCGGTGCACCTCCTCGAAGGGCTGTTCTTCGGCTCCAAGAACACCCAGCGCGCCATCGGTCAGCGTGAACGCCTCCTCGCGCTCGGCTCGTTGTCCGCCGGACTCACCCACGAGCTCAACAACCCGGCCGCGGCAGCCGTCCGGGCCACGGCGGCGCTCCGGGAGCGGGTCGGCAAGATGCGGCACAAGCTGTCCGTCATCGCCAAGGGCCCCTATTCGCGGGAGGCGCTGGCCGACCTCATCGAGATCCAGGAACGCACCGCCGAACTCGTCGCCAAGGCACCGGTACTGAGCCCTCTGGAGGCCTCCGACCGGGAGGACGAACTGGCCGACTGGCTGGAGGACCACGGCCTCCCCGAGGGCTGGCGGTTCGCGCCCACCTTCGTCCAGGCCGGGCTGGACACGGACTGGCTGGAGCAGGTCGCGGCGACCGTGGCCGACGACGTGCTGCCGGGGGCCGTGGGCTGGCTCAACTACACCGTCGAGACGGAGCTGTTGATGAACGAGATCGACGACTCCACCAACCGCGTCTCCCACCTGGTGGCCGCGGCCGGGCAGTACGCGCAGCTCGACCGCGCTCCGCACCGCGAGGTCGACGTCCACGAACTCCTCGACAGCACCCTGCTGATGCTGTCCGGCAAGATCGGTTCCCGGGTGCGGGTCGTCAAGGACTACGACCGTTCCCTGCCCGACGTACCCGCCTACCCGGCGGAGTTGAACCAGGTGTGGACGAACCTCATCGACAACGCGGTGTCCGCCATCGGGAGCGACGGCGGCGACGGCACCCTGACGGTCCGCACGGCCCGGGAGGGCGACCGGCTGCTCGTGGAGTTCCGCGACACCGGCCCCGGCGTCCCCGAGGAGATCCGCAGCCGCATCTTCGACCCCTTCTTCACGACGAAGCCGGTGGGCGAGGGCACGGGGCTCGGGCTCGACATCTCCTGGCGGATCGTGGTGAGCAAGCACCACGGAAGCCTCCAGGTCGAGTCCGTCCCCGGCGACACCCGTTTCCAGGTGCTGCTGCCCCTGACCGCCCCCGAGGCGGAACCCACGCCGGAGACGGAGACGGGATCCGACGCCGACGACCGCACCGACACCGAGACCGCCGAGGAGCACACATGA
- a CDS encoding UBP-type zinc finger domain-containing protein translates to MTDIEGIDPSAAPSGPGCGDCDSAGGWWFHLRRCAQCGHIGCCDSSPAQHATAHWKSTGHPLVQSYEPGESWFWNYATDDLYDAGPALAPPDGHPADQPVPGPAGRVPQDWQQHLHR, encoded by the coding sequence ATGACCGACATCGAGGGAATCGACCCGAGCGCCGCGCCCAGCGGACCGGGCTGCGGGGACTGCGACAGCGCGGGCGGCTGGTGGTTCCACCTGCGGCGCTGTGCCCAGTGCGGCCACATCGGCTGCTGCGACTCCTCTCCGGCCCAGCACGCCACCGCGCACTGGAAGTCCACCGGACATCCCCTCGTCCAGAGCTACGAGCCGGGCGAGAGCTGGTTCTGGAACTACGCCACCGACGACCTGTACGACGCCGGTCCCGCACTGGCCCCGCCGGACGGCCACCCGGCCGACCAGCCGGTCCCGGGCCCGGCCGGCCGCGTCCCCCAGGACTGGCAGCAGCACCTCCACCGCTGA